Genomic segment of Peribacillus frigoritolerans:
CTGCCTTTACGGGGTTATTGATGAATACCACCAATCTTTCGTCCCATACCGCTCCTCTACCTTGATAGATGTCATTAAAGATATCATTGGAGTCGCTGCAGTCTATTTTCATGTCCAATATCATTATTTCAAGCGTAAACGGGGCTTTTTGACGATTATAGAAAATTTAAACGAAAAAAAATGAGAGATGGGATCCCCACTCTCATTTTTTTGCCGTCATCGTATTCAGCCACTTACTTGAAGACTGAACTTTGACGCCTTTATAATAATATTTCACGATGTCTTCATAGGTTTTTCCTTCCCTGGCCATGCCATTAGCACCGTACTGGCTCATTCCAACTCCGTGTCCGGATCCTTTTGTCGTGATGACAATCTGGTTGCCTTGACGCTCCCAGTCAAAATCGGATGATGTCAGCCCGAGCTTCTCACGAATCTGTTTTCCTGTCATTTTCTTTCCTCCGATATCCACTACACCTACGCGATTACCTGATGTTCTTTCAATGACAGTTCCTATTGATGTTCCCGAAGAAAGATTTACACCCAGCTTTTTTTCAAAATCTGCAGTATCGACAACAACTTTATTATAAAATTTTGGTGATTCTTCTTTATCCCACGGACTGGATACACTTTTTAAATAGGGAAATTCAGCTTGCCAATAGTCCTCTGAATTCTCCGTATAGCCATTGCTGGTCGAAAAAAAAGTGGCAGTAATCGGTTTTCCTTCATAGGTTAAGATTTGACCCGCCGTTTCCTTTATAGCCTTGTTGATTTTTTGCATCTTCGATTTATAATCAGAGCCCCACTGTTTTTTCAGCTCATCATTATTCTTATAAACTTGGTGCATGACCGTATCGCTTACATCGGCACCATCAGGCAAGCCTAATCGACTTTCGCTTATGAGCTGATTGACAATGTAGGTTCTCGCTGTCAATGCTTGTGCCTTCAGCGCTTCTTCTTCAAAATCTGCTGGCATTTCAGCTGCAACCACACCAGTCAAGTACGATTCAATCGGCAGTTTTTCAATTTTTTTTGCAGATGTGCGGTAAACGGCAACTTCTACGGAACTCATTTCATTTGCAGCTACCTC
This window contains:
- the spoIID gene encoding stage II sporulation protein D, whose amino-acid sequence is MKAIKPMIVLFIAVAFVIIMIPAVLVLPFSNEKTSGQLTEELEKKVKNEGKEVAANEMSSVEVAVYRTSAKKIEKLPIESYLTGVVAAEMPADFEEEALKAQALTARTYIVNQLISESRLGLPDGADVSDTVMHQVYKNNDELKKQWGSDYKSKMQKINKAIKETAGQILTYEGKPITATFFSTSNGYTENSEDYWQAEFPYLKSVSSPWDKEESPKFYNKVVVDTADFEKKLGVNLSSGTSIGTVIERTSGNRVGVVDIGGKKMTGKQIREKLGLTSSDFDWERQGNQIVITTKGSGHGVGMSQYGANGMAREGKTYEDIVKYYYKGVKVQSSSKWLNTMTAKK